The genomic interval AAGGCCCTCTCCGGGTGGATGGTGTACAAGTGCGCCGCCGTCGGCATCCCCTACGGCGGCGGCAAGGGCGGTATCCGACTCGACCCGCGGCGCTACTCCGCGGCCGAACTGGAGCGTATCACCCGCTCCTTTGCCAAAGAGCTCCGGCCGTTCATCGGCGTGGACAAGGACATCCCCGCGCCCGACGTCAACACCGGCCAGCGGGAGATGAACTGGATAAAGGACACCTACGAGACGCTGGAGAACACGACCGAGCCCGGCGTTATCACGGGTAAGGCCCCGGAATCGGGCGGCAGCGCGGGTCGGGTCGAGGCGACGGGCCGGTCGGTGATGCTCACGACGCGGGAGGCGTTCGACTATCTCGACAGGGACATCGAGAACGCGACCGTCGCGGTACAGGGCTATGGCAACGCCGGCTCCGTTGCCGCGAAGCTCATCGACGACCTCGGGGCCAAAATCGTCGCCGCCTCGGACTCCTCGGGCGCCATCTACAACCCCGACGGCTTCGACGCCCGCGCGGCGAAAGACCACAAGCGCGAGACGGGCTCGCTGGCGGGCTTCGAGGGCGCCACCGATCAAGGGTCCAACGAGGAACTGCTCACGATGGACGTGGACCTCCTCGTCCCTGCGGCGCTGGAAAACGCCATCGACGGCGACATCGCCCGGAACGTCGAGGCCGACATCATCGTCGAGGCGGCGAACGGCCCGCTCACCCCCCGAGCCGACGATGTCCTGACCGACCGGGACGTGGCCGTCTTCCCCGACATCCTCGCCAACGCCGGCGGCGTCACGGTGTCGTACTTCGAGTGGGTGCAGAACCGCCAGCGGTTCTACTGGTCCGAGGAGCGGGTCAACGACGAACTGGAGACTATCATCACGAAC from Halomicroarcula saliterrae carries:
- a CDS encoding Glu/Leu/Phe/Val family dehydrogenase, with amino-acid sequence MSDEVNPFESLQEQIDDAAAYLEYPTDVLERLKHPERVLETNLSVELDDGSIEVFPAFRSQFNGDRGPYKGGIRYHPQVSRDEVKALSGWMVYKCAAVGIPYGGGKGGIRLDPRRYSAAELERITRSFAKELRPFIGVDKDIPAPDVNTGQREMNWIKDTYETLENTTEPGVITGKAPESGGSAGRVEATGRSVMLTTREAFDYLDRDIENATVAVQGYGNAGSVAAKLIDDLGAKIVAASDSSGAIYNPDGFDARAAKDHKRETGSLAGFEGATDQGSNEELLTMDVDLLVPAALENAIDGDIARNVEADIIVEAANGPLTPRADDVLTDRDVAVFPDILANAGGVTVSYFEWVQNRQRFYWSEERVNDELETIITNAFENLVATYERTDAPSFRTAMYVVAIERVVNAAEEGGIWP